A genomic stretch from Coffea arabica cultivar ET-39 chromosome 10c, Coffea Arabica ET-39 HiFi, whole genome shotgun sequence includes:
- the LOC140015852 gene encoding uncharacterized protein: MARGTPPRGGHNGRGPQKSTSQGSSASVARGPCGFCGKPNHTEDNCWRKERRCLRCGSAEYQIANCPVLPREARATTQSSKANSGQSKVEGTKPKVPARVYSLEQQQVPDPSGVVEGTIPVFRRLARILIDPGATHSLVNPNFMCDIDITPVSLPYDLEVSTPTGNQRLITGSMYANCEIWVGERMLLGNLISLAIKGYDVILGMDWLARY, translated from the exons ATGGCGCGAGGGACTCCACCGAGGGGTGGTCACAATGGACGGGGCCCGCAGAAAAGCACCTCACAGGGAAGTTCGGCCTCAGTTGCACGCGGACCCTGTGGATTTTGTGGAAAACCAAACCACACTGAGGACAACTGTTGGAGGAAGGAGAGAAGATGCTTGCGCTGCGGGAGTGCAGAGTATCAAATAGCTAACTGCCCAGTGTTACCTCGGGAGGCGAGAGCAACCACCCAATCGTCAAAGGCCAACTCGGGACAGTCCAAGGTAGAAGGAACAAAGCCAAAGGTGCCAGCTCGGGTTTACTCCCTTGAGCAACAACAAGTCCCTGATCCCTCTGgggttgtagaaggtacgatccctgttttcCGTCGTCTagctaggattttgatagaccctggtgcTACCCATTCCCTTGTTAACCCCAATTTTATGTGCGACATTGATATAACCCCTGTTAGCTTgccttatgacttagaggttagtactcctacggggAACCAACGTTTAATTACTGGTTCGATGTATGCGAATTGCgaaatttgggtaggagagaggatgCTTTTGGGAAATCTTATAAGTTTAGCTATAAAGGGGTACGACGTTAtactgggtatggactggctagcaaG GTATTAG